A portion of the Pseudomonas protegens CHA0 genome contains these proteins:
- the aroK gene encoding shikimate kinase AroK → MRNLILVGPMGAGKSTIGRLLAKELRLPFKDSDKEIELRTGANIPWIFDKEGEPGFRDREQAMIAELCGTDGVVLATGGGAVMREANRRALHAGGRVVYLHASVEQQVGRTARDRNRPLLRTADPAKTLRDLLEIRDPLYREIADLVVETDERPPRMVVLDILERLQQLPPR, encoded by the coding sequence GTGCGAAATTTGATTCTTGTTGGGCCGATGGGGGCTGGAAAAAGCACCATCGGTCGCTTACTGGCCAAAGAGCTGCGCCTGCCATTCAAAGATTCCGATAAGGAAATTGAACTGCGTACAGGCGCGAATATCCCGTGGATCTTCGATAAGGAAGGCGAACCGGGCTTTCGTGATCGCGAACAGGCGATGATCGCCGAGCTCTGTGGCACTGACGGCGTGGTCCTGGCCACTGGCGGTGGTGCAGTGATGCGCGAGGCCAATCGTCGGGCGCTGCACGCTGGCGGACGAGTGGTCTATCTGCACGCCTCGGTCGAGCAACAGGTGGGGCGCACCGCCCGGGACCGCAATCGTCCCCTGCTGCGCACCGCCGATCCGGCCAAGACCCTGCGCGACCTGCTGGAAATCCGCGACCCGCTTTATCGGGAAATTGCCGATCTGGTGGTGGAAACCGATGAGCGGCCGCCACGAATGGTGGTGCTGGACATACTGGAGCGCCTGCAGCAGCTGCCACCCCGTTAA
- the aroB gene encoding 3-dehydroquinate synthase: MQTLKVDLGERSYPIHIGEGLLDQPELLVPHIAGRQAAIISNETVAPLYLERLTRSLGQFSVISVVLPDGEAYKNWETLQLIFDGLLTARHDRRTTIIALGGGVIGDMAGFAAACYQRGVDFIQIPTTLLSQVDSSVGGKTGINHPLGKNMVGAFYQPNVVLIDTTSLNTLPSRELSAGLAEVIKYGLICDEPFLTWLEENVDRLRALDQQALTYAIERSCAAKAAVVGADERESGVRATLNLGHTFGHAIETHMGYGVWLHGEAVAAGTVMALEMSARLGWITSQERDRGIRLFQRAGLPVIPPEEMSEADFLEHMAIDKKVIDGRLRLVLLRRMGEAVVTDDYPKEVLQATLGADYRALAQLKG; the protein is encoded by the coding sequence ATGCAGACACTTAAGGTCGATCTAGGCGAGCGCAGCTACCCGATTCACATTGGTGAAGGTCTGTTGGACCAGCCCGAGCTGCTGGTGCCGCATATCGCCGGGCGGCAAGCGGCGATCATTTCCAATGAGACCGTCGCGCCGCTTTACCTTGAGCGCCTGACCCGCAGCCTGGGGCAGTTCTCGGTGATCTCGGTGGTTCTGCCCGATGGCGAGGCCTACAAGAACTGGGAAACCCTGCAGTTGATCTTCGATGGCCTGCTCACTGCGCGCCACGATCGACGCACTACCATCATCGCCCTCGGTGGCGGCGTGATCGGTGATATGGCCGGCTTTGCCGCGGCCTGCTACCAGCGGGGCGTGGATTTCATCCAGATTCCTACCACCCTCCTGTCCCAGGTGGACTCTTCGGTGGGCGGCAAGACCGGTATCAACCACCCGCTGGGCAAGAACATGGTCGGCGCCTTCTACCAGCCGAACGTGGTGCTGATCGATACCACCAGCCTTAACACCCTGCCCAGCCGCGAGCTGTCGGCAGGTCTGGCGGAAGTGATCAAGTACGGCCTGATCTGCGACGAGCCCTTCCTCACCTGGCTGGAAGAGAACGTCGACCGCCTGCGGGCCCTGGACCAGCAGGCCCTGACTTACGCCATCGAGCGCTCCTGTGCGGCCAAGGCCGCGGTAGTGGGTGCCGACGAACGTGAATCGGGAGTGCGGGCCACCCTCAACCTGGGGCATACCTTCGGCCACGCCATCGAAACCCACATGGGGTACGGTGTGTGGCTGCACGGTGAGGCGGTGGCTGCTGGCACCGTAATGGCCCTGGAAATGTCCGCGCGCCTGGGCTGGATCACCAGCCAGGAGCGTGACCGCGGTATTCGCCTGTTCCAGCGCGCGGGCTTGCCGGTCATCCCGCCAGAGGAAATGAGCGAAGCGGATTTTCTCGAACACATGGCAATTGACAAGAAAGTGATCGACGGTCGTTTGCGTCTGGTGCTGTTGCGCCGCATGGGCGAAGCCGTAGTGACCGACGATTATCCGAAAGAGGTTTTACAGGCCACGCTGGGAGCGGACTACCGCGCCCTGGCTCAGCTTAAAGGTTAA
- a CDS encoding SPOR domain-containing protein, with protein sequence MTSLHADEAFLGHYQLSHDPFAPRVPGFKFFPAQRKPVLGQLHHLARYSQLLLVVTGPQGSGKTLLRQALVASTNKQSVQSVVVSARGAGDAAGVLRQVAQALNVAEAEIGAILAQVVQLALTGQEVYLLVDDAEQLDESALEALLALAAGAPEGRPHVFLFGESSLIAALDQLNTEEERFHVIELQPYTEEETREYLAQRLEGAGQGIELFSADQISDIHEGSDGWPGNINQVARDAMIEAMIASRSAVKRPSMGFNMPKKHVLAISAVVVVAVAAAWLMPGRSKAPTTGAPANEQAQLPLGQTPTPNANGSPSVEFAGSSQPMPLPLVGQSQPVMRGPLAEAAGGISEGDDGVPVEGSSAVPPTVTTTAPPAGATAGPTPTPAARPTPAPTQVATAKPAPAAKPAEKPVAAKPAPAKPAEKPVTVAKAAGGSWYAGQAPGNYVVQILGTSSEATAQNFVKEQGGEYRYFKKVLNGKPLYVITYGNFASRDAAVSAIKSLPAKVQAGKPWPRTVASVQQELATTR encoded by the coding sequence ATGACTAGTTTGCACGCCGACGAGGCTTTCCTCGGCCATTACCAGTTGAGCCACGATCCTTTCGCTCCCCGGGTCCCTGGCTTCAAGTTCTTTCCTGCCCAGCGCAAGCCCGTGCTGGGGCAACTGCATCACCTGGCCCGCTACAGCCAGTTGCTGCTGGTGGTCACCGGGCCTCAGGGCAGCGGCAAGACCCTGCTGCGCCAGGCGCTGGTAGCCAGTACCAACAAGCAATCGGTGCAGAGCGTGGTGGTGTCGGCCCGCGGCGCCGGCGACGCTGCCGGCGTGCTGCGCCAGGTGGCCCAGGCGCTGAACGTGGCCGAGGCTGAAATCGGCGCGATCCTCGCCCAGGTAGTGCAGCTGGCCCTGACCGGTCAGGAAGTCTATCTGCTGGTGGATGACGCCGAGCAGCTCGACGAGTCCGCCCTCGAGGCCCTGCTGGCCCTGGCGGCCGGCGCACCGGAAGGTCGTCCCCATGTGTTCCTGTTCGGCGAGTCGTCGCTGATCGCCGCACTGGACCAGCTCAATACCGAGGAAGAGCGCTTCCACGTCATCGAGTTGCAGCCTTATACCGAAGAGGAAACCCGCGAATATCTGGCCCAGCGGCTTGAAGGTGCGGGGCAGGGCATCGAACTTTTCTCCGCAGATCAGATCAGTGATATTCACGAAGGCTCCGATGGCTGGCCGGGCAACATCAACCAGGTCGCCAGGGATGCAATGATCGAAGCAATGATCGCCAGCCGCTCTGCGGTCAAGCGTCCAAGTATGGGGTTCAACATGCCGAAGAAACACGTATTGGCCATCTCCGCTGTCGTGGTGGTGGCCGTGGCCGCGGCCTGGTTGATGCCGGGCCGCAGCAAGGCTCCAACCACCGGCGCTCCGGCCAATGAGCAAGCGCAACTGCCTTTGGGGCAAACACCGACACCCAATGCCAATGGCAGCCCGTCAGTAGAGTTCGCCGGTTCGTCACAGCCAATGCCGCTGCCGTTGGTCGGCCAGTCGCAGCCCGTGATGCGCGGTCCTCTGGCCGAAGCCGCAGGGGGTATCAGTGAGGGTGACGACGGGGTACCGGTTGAAGGCTCCAGCGCCGTTCCACCGACCGTGACCACCACCGCGCCGCCTGCTGGGGCTACGGCTGGCCCGACGCCGACTCCGGCAGCGCGTCCAACCCCGGCACCGACCCAGGTGGCCACGGCCAAGCCTGCGCCTGCCGCCAAGCCGGCAGAGAAACCAGTGGCAGCCAAGCCTGCTCCGGCCAAGCCGGCCGAGAAGCCGGTCACCGTGGCCAAGGCCGCCGGTGGCAGCTGGTACGCTGGCCAGGCGCCAGGCAACTACGTGGTGCAGATCCTCGGCACCAGCTCGGAAGCCACCGCGCAGAACTTCGTCAAGGAACAGGGCGGCGAATACCGCTACTTCAAGAAAGTCCTCAACGGCAAGCCGCTGTATGTGATCACCTACGGCAACTTCGCAAGCCGCGATGCAGCGGTCAGCGCCATCAAATCCTTGCCAGCGAAGGTTCAGGCTGGTAAACCTTGGCCTCGCACTGTCGCTAGCGTTCAACAAGAACTGGCAACAACTCGCTGA
- the gltB gene encoding glutamate synthase large subunit, with amino-acid sequence MKAGLYQPDEFKDNCGFGLIAHMQGEPSHTLLKTAIEALTCMTHRGGINADGKTGDGCGLLMQKPDLFLRAVATEHFGIELPKQYAVGMVFFNQDPVKAEAARENMNREILAAGLQLVGWRKVPIDTSVLGRLALERLPQIEQVFIGGQGLSDQDFAIKLFSSRRRSSVANAADTDHYICSFSHKTIIYKGLMMPADLAAFYPDLGDERLQTAICVFHQRFSTNTLPKWPLAQPFRFLAHNGEINTITGNRNWAVARRTKFANDLIPDLEELGPLVNRVGSDSSSMDNMLELMVTGGIDLFRGVRMIIPPAWQNVETMDADLRAFYEYNSMHMEPWDGPAGVVMTDGRYAVCLLDRNGLRPARWVTTQNGFITLASEIGVWNYQPEDVIAKGRVGPGQIFAVDTETGQILDTDAIDNRLKSRHPYKQWLRKNALRIQATMEDNDHGSAFYDVDQLKQYMKMYQVTFEERDQVLRPLGEQGYEAVGSMGDDTPMAVLSQRVRTPYDYFRQQFAQVTNPPIDPLREAIVMSLEICLGAERNIFQESPEHASRVILSSPVISPAKWRSLMNLDRPGFERQVIDLNYDESVGLEAAIRNVADQAEEAARAGRTQIVLSDRHIAPGKLPIHASLATGAVHHRLTEKGLRCDSNILVETATARDPHHFAVLIGFGASAVYPFLAYEVLGDLIRTGEVLGDLYEVFKNYRKGITKGLLKILSKMGISTIASYRGAQLFEAIGLSEEVCNLSFRGVPSRIKGARFVDIEAEQKALATEAWSPRKPIQQGGLLKFVHGGEYHAYNPDVVNTLQAAVQQGDYAKFKEYTALVDNRPVSMIRDLFQVKTLDTPMDISEVEPLESILKRFDSAGISLGALSPEAHEALAEAMNRLGARSNSGEGGEDPARYGTIKSSKIKQVATGRFGVTPEYLVNAEVLQIKVAQGAKPGEGGQLPGGKVNGLIAKLRYAVPGVTLISPPPHHDIYSIEDLSQLIFDLKQVNPQALVSVKLVAEAGVGTIAAGVAKAYADLITISGYDGGTGASPLTSIKYAGAPWELGLAETHQTLRGNDLRGKVRVQTDGGLKTGLDVIKAAILGAESFGFGTAPMIALGCKYLRICHLNNCATGVATQNEKLRKDHYIGTVDMVVNFFTYVAEETREWLAKLGVRSLEELIGRTDLLEVLEGQTAKQHHLDLTPLLGSDHIPADKPQFCQVDRNPPFDKGLLAEKMVEMARSAINDKSGADFALDICNCDRSIGARISGEIAKLHGNQGMAQAPITFRFKGTAGQSFGVWNAGGLNLYLEGDANDYVGKGMTGGKLVIVPPKGSVYKTQDSAIIGNTCLYGATGGKLFAAGTAGERFAVRNSGAHTVVEGTGDHCCEYMTGGFVCVLGKTGYNFGSGMTGGFAYVLDQDNTFVDRVNHELVEIQRISGEAMEAYRSHLQRVLNEYVEETDSEWGRNLAENLDDYLRRFWLVKPKAASLKSLLSSTRANPQ; translated from the coding sequence ATGAAAGCAGGTCTGTACCAACCAGATGAATTTAAGGATAACTGTGGTTTCGGCCTGATAGCCCATATGCAGGGCGAACCCAGTCATACCCTGTTGAAAACGGCCATTGAGGCCCTGACCTGCATGACCCACCGCGGTGGGATCAACGCGGACGGCAAGACCGGCGACGGTTGCGGTCTGCTGATGCAAAAGCCCGACCTGTTCCTGCGCGCAGTCGCCACGGAGCACTTCGGCATCGAGCTGCCCAAGCAATATGCGGTGGGCATGGTGTTCTTCAACCAGGACCCGGTGAAAGCCGAAGCCGCTCGCGAAAACATGAACCGCGAGATCCTCGCCGCCGGCCTGCAACTGGTGGGCTGGCGCAAAGTGCCGATCGATACCAGTGTGCTCGGGCGTCTGGCCCTGGAGCGCCTGCCACAGATCGAACAAGTATTCATCGGCGGCCAGGGCCTGAGCGACCAGGATTTCGCCATCAAGCTGTTCAGTTCCCGTCGCCGCTCCTCGGTGGCCAACGCCGCCGACACCGACCACTACATCTGCAGCTTTTCCCACAAGACCATCATCTATAAGGGCCTGATGATGCCGGCGGACCTCGCCGCCTTCTATCCGGACCTGGGTGACGAGCGCCTGCAAACCGCGATCTGCGTGTTCCACCAGCGTTTCTCTACCAACACCCTGCCGAAATGGCCGCTGGCCCAGCCATTCCGCTTCCTCGCCCACAACGGCGAGATCAACACCATCACCGGCAACCGCAACTGGGCCGTGGCCCGGCGCACCAAGTTCGCCAACGACCTGATCCCGGACCTGGAAGAGCTCGGCCCGCTGGTCAACCGTGTGGGTTCCGACTCCTCGAGCATGGACAACATGCTGGAGTTGATGGTCACCGGCGGCATCGACCTGTTCCGCGGCGTGCGCATGATCATTCCGCCCGCGTGGCAGAACGTCGAGACCATGGACGCCGACCTGCGCGCGTTCTACGAATACAACTCGATGCACATGGAGCCGTGGGACGGCCCGGCCGGCGTGGTCATGACCGACGGCCGCTACGCCGTCTGCCTGCTGGACCGCAACGGCCTGCGCCCGGCGCGCTGGGTCACCACCCAGAACGGCTTCATCACCCTGGCCTCGGAAATCGGCGTGTGGAACTACCAGCCCGAGGACGTGATCGCCAAGGGCCGGGTCGGCCCGGGCCAGATCTTTGCCGTGGACACCGAGACCGGGCAGATCCTCGACACCGACGCCATCGACAACCGTCTGAAGTCCCGTCATCCGTACAAGCAATGGCTGCGCAAGAATGCCCTGCGCATCCAGGCCACCATGGAAGACAACGACCACGGTTCGGCCTTCTACGACGTCGACCAGCTCAAGCAGTACATGAAGATGTACCAGGTCACCTTCGAAGAGCGTGACCAGGTCCTGCGTCCGCTGGGCGAGCAGGGCTACGAAGCCGTGGGCTCCATGGGCGACGACACGCCGATGGCGGTGCTGTCCCAGCGCGTGCGTACCCCTTACGACTATTTCCGCCAGCAGTTCGCCCAGGTCACCAACCCGCCGATCGACCCGCTGCGCGAAGCCATCGTCATGTCCCTGGAGATCTGCCTCGGTGCCGAGCGCAACATCTTCCAGGAGTCGCCTGAGCATGCTTCGCGAGTGATACTCAGCTCGCCAGTGATCTCCCCGGCCAAGTGGCGTTCGCTGATGAACCTCGATCGCCCGGGCTTCGAGCGCCAGGTCATCGACCTCAACTACGACGAGAGCGTCGGTCTGGAAGCGGCGATCCGCAACGTCGCCGACCAGGCTGAAGAAGCCGCGCGCGCCGGCCGCACCCAGATCGTCCTCAGCGACCGTCATATCGCGCCGGGCAAGTTGCCGATCCACGCCTCCCTGGCCACGGGCGCGGTGCACCACCGCCTGACCGAAAAAGGCCTGCGCTGCGACTCCAACATCCTCGTGGAAACCGCCACCGCCCGCGATCCGCACCACTTCGCGGTGCTGATCGGGTTCGGCGCCTCGGCGGTCTATCCGTTCCTGGCCTACGAAGTGCTGGGCGACCTGATCCGTACCGGTGAAGTGCTGGGCGACCTCTACGAGGTGTTCAAGAACTACCGCAAGGGCATCACCAAGGGCCTGTTGAAGATCCTGTCGAAGATGGGCATCTCCACCATCGCCTCTTACCGTGGCGCGCAGCTGTTCGAAGCCATCGGCTTATCCGAGGAAGTTTGCAACCTGAGCTTCCGTGGCGTGCCGAGCCGGATCAAGGGCGCACGTTTCGTCGACATCGAAGCCGAGCAGAAAGCCCTGGCGACCGAAGCCTGGAGCCCGCGCAAGCCGATCCAGCAAGGCGGCCTGCTGAAGTTCGTCCACGGCGGCGAATACCACGCCTACAACCCGGACGTGGTCAACACCCTGCAAGCCGCTGTGCAGCAGGGCGACTACGCCAAGTTCAAGGAATACACCGCGCTGGTGGACAACCGTCCGGTGTCGATGATCCGCGACCTGTTCCAGGTGAAGACCCTGGACACGCCGATGGACATCAGCGAAGTCGAGCCCCTGGAATCGATCCTCAAGCGCTTCGACTCTGCCGGTATCTCTCTCGGCGCCCTGTCGCCGGAAGCTCACGAAGCCCTGGCCGAAGCCATGAACCGCCTTGGCGCGCGTTCCAACTCCGGTGAAGGCGGTGAAGACCCGGCGCGCTACGGCACCATCAAGAGCTCGAAGATCAAGCAAGTGGCCACTGGCCGTTTCGGCGTGACCCCGGAGTACCTGGTCAACGCCGAAGTACTGCAGATCAAAGTCGCTCAGGGCGCCAAGCCCGGTGAGGGCGGCCAGCTGCCCGGTGGCAAGGTCAACGGCCTGATCGCCAAGCTGCGCTATGCAGTCCCCGGCGTGACCCTGATCTCGCCACCGCCGCACCACGACATCTATTCGATTGAAGACTTGTCGCAGCTGATCTTCGACCTCAAGCAGGTCAACCCTCAGGCCCTGGTCTCGGTGAAACTGGTGGCGGAGGCCGGCGTTGGCACCATCGCTGCCGGTGTGGCCAAAGCCTATGCCGACCTGATCACCATCTCCGGCTACGACGGCGGCACTGGCGCTTCGCCGCTGACCTCGATCAAGTACGCCGGTGCACCGTGGGAACTGGGCCTGGCGGAAACCCACCAGACCCTGCGCGGCAATGACCTGCGCGGCAAGGTCCGGGTACAGACCGACGGCGGCCTGAAAACCGGCCTCGACGTGATCAAGGCAGCCATCCTCGGCGCCGAAAGCTTCGGCTTCGGCACCGCGCCGATGATCGCCCTGGGCTGCAAATACCTGCGCATCTGCCACCTGAACAACTGCGCCACCGGCGTTGCGACGCAGAACGAGAAGCTGCGCAAGGATCACTACATCGGCACCGTCGACATGGTGGTGAATTTCTTCACCTACGTTGCCGAGGAAACCCGTGAGTGGCTGGCCAAACTCGGCGTGCGCTCCCTGGAAGAACTGATCGGTCGTACCGATCTGCTGGAAGTGCTGGAAGGCCAGACCGCCAAGCAGCACCACCTGGACCTGACCCCGTTGCTGGGCAGCGACCACATCCCGGCGGACAAACCGCAGTTCTGCCAGGTGGACCGCAACCCGCCGTTCGACAAGGGCCTGCTGGCCGAGAAAATGGTCGAGATGGCGCGTTCGGCGATCAACGACAAGAGCGGTGCCGACTTCGCCCTGGATATCTGCAACTGCGACCGTTCCATCGGTGCGCGGATCTCCGGTGAAATCGCCAAGCTCCACGGCAACCAGGGCATGGCCCAGGCGCCGATCACGTTCCGCTTCAAGGGCACTGCGGGGCAGAGCTTCGGCGTGTGGAACGCCGGTGGCCTGAACCTCTACCTGGAAGGCGATGCCAACGACTACGTGGGCAAGGGCATGACCGGCGGCAAGCTGGTCATCGTTCCGCCCAAGGGCAGCGTCTACAAGACCCAGGACAGCGCCATTATCGGCAACACCTGCCTGTACGGCGCCACCGGCGGCAAGCTGTTCGCCGCTGGCACCGCGGGTGAGCGTTTCGCCGTGCGCAACTCCGGTGCCCACACCGTGGTGGAAGGCACTGGCGATCACTGCTGCGAGTACATGACCGGTGGTTTCGTCTGCGTCCTGGGCAAGACCGGTTACAACTTCGGCTCAGGCATGACCGGCGGTTTCGCCTATGTGCTGGACCAGGACAACACCTTCGTTGACCGGGTCAACCACGAACTGGTGGAAATCCAACGGATCAGCGGCGAAGCGATGGAAGCCTATCGCAGCCACCTGCAGCGCGTGCTGAACGAGTACGTCGAGGAAACCGACAGCGAATGGGGCCGTAACCTCGCCGAGAACCTCGACGACTACCTGCGCCGTTTCTGGCTGGTCAAGCCCAAGGCTGCCAGCTTGAAGTCGTTGCTTTCCAGCACCCGTGCCAACCCGCAGTGA
- a CDS encoding FAD-dependent oxidoreductase, with translation MAERLNNDFQFIDVGRKDPKKKLLRQRKKEFVEIYEPFKPQQSADQAHRCLGCGNPYCEWKCPVHNFIPNWLKLVAEGNILAAAELSHQTNTLPEVCGRVCPQDRLCEGACTLNDGFGAVTIGSVEKYITDTAFAMGWRPDMSKVKPTGKRVAIIGAGPAGLGCADVLVRGGVTPVVFDKNPEIGGLLTFGIPEFKLEKTVLSNRREVFSGMGIEFRLNTEVGKDVTMEQLLAEYDAVFMGMGTYTYMKGGFAGEDLPGVYDALDFLIANVNRNLGFEKSPEDFVDMKGKKVVVLGGGDTAMDCNRTSIRQGAKSVTCAYRRDEANMPGSRKEVKNAKEEGVKFLYNRQPIAIVGEDRVEGVKVVETRLGEPDARGRRSPEPIPGSEEIIPADAVVIAFGFRPSPAPWFEQFSIQTDSQGRVVAPEQGKFKHQTSNPKIFAGGDMVRGSDLVVTAIFEGRNAAEGILDYLGV, from the coding sequence ATGGCTGAACGTCTGAATAACGACTTCCAGTTCATCGATGTCGGGCGCAAGGATCCGAAGAAGAAACTGTTGCGTCAACGCAAGAAAGAGTTCGTGGAAATCTACGAACCCTTCAAACCCCAGCAGTCGGCCGACCAGGCCCACCGCTGCCTGGGTTGCGGTAACCCGTACTGTGAATGGAAGTGCCCGGTGCACAACTTCATTCCCAACTGGCTCAAGCTGGTGGCCGAGGGCAACATCCTCGCCGCCGCCGAGCTGTCGCACCAGACCAACACCCTGCCGGAAGTCTGTGGCCGGGTGTGCCCGCAGGATCGCCTGTGCGAGGGTGCCTGCACCCTCAACGACGGGTTTGGCGCGGTGACCATCGGTTCGGTGGAGAAGTACATCACCGACACCGCCTTCGCCATGGGCTGGCGCCCTGACATGTCCAAGGTCAAGCCCACCGGCAAACGCGTGGCGATCATTGGCGCGGGCCCGGCAGGCCTGGGCTGTGCCGACGTGCTGGTGCGTGGCGGCGTGACCCCGGTGGTGTTCGACAAGAACCCGGAAATCGGCGGTCTGCTGACCTTCGGTATTCCCGAGTTCAAGCTGGAAAAGACCGTGCTGAGCAATCGTCGCGAAGTCTTCAGCGGCATGGGCATCGAGTTCCGCCTCAACACCGAGGTGGGCAAGGACGTGACCATGGAGCAGTTGCTCGCCGAATACGATGCGGTGTTCATGGGCATGGGCACCTACACCTACATGAAGGGCGGCTTTGCCGGTGAGGACCTGCCGGGCGTCTATGACGCGCTGGATTTCCTGATCGCCAACGTCAACCGCAACCTGGGCTTTGAAAAGTCGCCGGAAGACTTCGTCGACATGAAGGGCAAGAAGGTGGTGGTGCTGGGCGGTGGCGACACCGCGATGGACTGCAACCGCACCTCGATCCGCCAGGGCGCCAAGTCGGTGACCTGCGCCTATCGTCGTGACGAAGCCAACATGCCCGGCTCGCGCAAAGAGGTGAAGAACGCCAAGGAAGAAGGCGTGAAATTCCTCTACAACCGCCAGCCGATCGCCATCGTCGGTGAAGACCGCGTCGAAGGCGTGAAGGTGGTCGAGACCCGTCTCGGCGAGCCGGACGCCCGTGGCCGCCGCAGCCCCGAGCCGATCCCGGGCTCCGAAGAGATCATCCCGGCCGACGCCGTGGTCATCGCCTTCGGTTTCCGTCCAAGCCCGGCGCCATGGTTCGAGCAGTTCAGCATCCAGACCGACAGCCAGGGCCGCGTCGTGGCCCCGGAACAGGGCAAGTTCAAGCACCAGACCAGCAATCCGAAAATCTTTGCCGGTGGCGACATGGTGCGTGGTTCTGATCTCGTGGTGACGGCGATCTTCGAAGGGCGTAACGCCGCCGAAGGCATCCTCGACTACCTGGGCGTCTGA
- the hemE gene encoding uroporphyrinogen decarboxylase, which translates to MTALKNDRFLRALLKQPVDVTPVWMMRQAGRYLPEYRASRANAGDFMSLCMNPEFACEVTLQPLDRYPQLDAAILFSDILTIPDAMGQGLYFETGEGPRFKKVVSTLADIEALPIPDPHKDLGYVMDAVSTIRRELNGRVPLIGFSGSPWTLATYMVEGGSSKDFRKSKAMLYDNPQAMHLLLDKLAQSVTAYLNGQIRAGAQAVQIFDSWGGSLSAAAYQEFSLAYMRKIVSGLIREHDGRKVPVILFTKGGGLWLESIADAGADSLGLDWTCDIGEARRRVGSKVSLQGNMDPTVLYANPQAIRSEVARILASYGKGSGHVFNLGHGITPEVKPEHAGAFLEAVHELSAQYHE; encoded by the coding sequence ATGACTGCCCTGAAGAACGACCGTTTCCTTCGTGCCCTGCTCAAGCAACCCGTAGACGTCACCCCGGTGTGGATGATGCGTCAGGCTGGGCGCTACTTGCCTGAATACCGTGCCAGCCGCGCCAACGCCGGTGACTTCATGAGCCTGTGCATGAATCCGGAGTTCGCTTGCGAAGTCACTCTGCAGCCTCTGGACCGCTATCCACAGCTGGATGCGGCGATCCTCTTCTCCGACATCCTGACCATCCCCGATGCCATGGGCCAAGGCCTGTACTTTGAAACCGGCGAAGGCCCGCGCTTCAAGAAAGTGGTCAGCACCCTGGCCGACATCGAAGCCCTGCCGATCCCCGATCCGCACAAGGACCTGGGCTATGTAATGGATGCGGTCAGCACCATTCGTCGCGAACTCAACGGCCGTGTGCCGTTGATCGGCTTCTCCGGCAGCCCCTGGACCCTGGCCACCTACATGGTCGAAGGCGGCTCCTCAAAGGACTTCCGCAAGTCCAAGGCCATGCTCTACGACAACCCGCAAGCCATGCACCTGCTGCTGGACAAGCTGGCCCAGTCGGTCACCGCGTACCTGAACGGGCAGATCCGTGCCGGCGCGCAGGCTGTGCAAATCTTCGACAGCTGGGGCGGCAGCCTTTCGGCGGCGGCCTACCAGGAATTCTCCCTGGCCTACATGCGCAAGATCGTCAGTGGCCTGATCCGCGAACACGACGGGCGCAAGGTTCCGGTGATCCTCTTCACCAAGGGCGGCGGCCTGTGGCTGGAAAGCATTGCCGATGCCGGCGCGGACAGCCTGGGCCTGGACTGGACCTGTGACATCGGCGAAGCCCGCCGCCGGGTCGGCAGCAAGGTATCGCTGCAAGGCAACATGGACCCTACCGTGCTCTACGCCAACCCGCAGGCGATCCGCAGCGAAGTTGCGCGCATCCTCGCCAGCTACGGCAAGGGCAGCGGCCACGTGTTCAACCTGGGCCACGGCATCACTCCGGAAGTGAAACCGGAGCACGCCGGAGCCTTCCTGGAAGCGGTGCACGAGTTGTCGGCGCAATACCACGAATAA